One Penaeus monodon isolate SGIC_2016 chromosome 42, NSTDA_Pmon_1, whole genome shotgun sequence genomic window, taaaattaagatatatatatcaaagatagaTAGGATTAAGAATTATATACCTAAGAAACAGAATTAAGATATACATTAAAATAGAGACAAGATTAagatacacacccccacacgcacccacacacacccccacccacacacacacacacacacacacacacacacacacacacacacacacacaacacacacacacaatatatatatatatgtgtgtggtgtgtggtgtgtgtattatatatatatatatatatatatatatatatatatatatataatatatatattatatattatgtatatgaataaagatTGAATTaagatacatattataataatagtataagaaaTATCTATAAGAATGtagaattagatatatacatatatatatatatatatatatatatatatatatatatatattatatataaattatatatatatattataaaagatagagATTAAGATATACATTAAGAAGAGATAGGATTAAGATATACATTAAGAATAGGATAGCATTAGCATGTAATTAATGTCATACATAATGCTGGAGTAACTGATAACCATGCTTATTTAATGAAGCAAAAAGTGACacttaagaataataaaagtaagttAAATCATTGAAACTACGAGGACTGTGCAGAACATTGTGAATACTAGATATAACCACGGTTATTAtgacaaataatacaaattttaaaagaagCTTCAATGGTCGGAATTGTgtgaaaaagtaaaaactaaaTATTCCATTCCTCATTTGCACACtcatttcatcctctctctcatgctctttctctctctctctttctcttctcctctttgtgtgtgtgcgtttgtttgtgtgtgtatgcgcattgTTCTgtgcgacttcaatgcggtatccagctgtgatcgagctggttacgagatgtctgtcggtcctcatggctcgggagttgatcccagcagcgagaacagcctctttTTCCGGAAATTGAAGCCAAGGGGATCGACCACCTTATTgtcagcactcactggaggatcctctagaactgcagggtttactggagtgccgagttctgtaggACTGGAtttaggctggttgtggctaccctaccctcgtccctccagtgaccactctagggtgtttcacatTGGGCAGaggttcgccacagcagtctaCGATCGGTTCACAGAACTCTATAATCTGACAGATCTAGAACCTCTGTGAGGGaccttcaagcacgaaacactcggAGCAGCGCAGGAGCCCATTGGTGAACGTCTGAGGGcatggcagaatttcatctcactggagacaatGGAGGCCACAGAAGCGTGTTGCacggcttggctgaatggcaatcaggatttgcgCCGTTTCCTTGGTGCGCACGACTCAGAcagtgctgagaagggacaaggaacatttcatcaggatccttgctgaggaagttgaaggccatttcttggtaaatgaccttcgtcccgCTAATCAAGACTTGAGAAAACTGAATTCTAAtccctcctcacagataactgCAGTCTGCTGAGTTGATGttggtattttgagcagctgtaccaggtagaccctcctgCAGTTATTCTAggtgcaagtggtatcacaatacccgtgccagacccacccatcagcgtggAACCTCCTATCTTAGGTGAGGTTAGGGaggtgatttctaagctgaagggtgggaaagttgCAGGGGGTTGTATACAGTCTTAACTGCCGTCTGTCAGTCTGGtttcattccccctgacctgttaagaggcgtggtcatccctctctggaaggggaaaggggatcgatgggaatGTAGCAATTACCTTGGCATCACACTGTTCTGttaaccaggcaaggttttcgccaacatccttctgaaacgggtCCATGGCCACCTACTgaagcaccagagaccggagcagtctggatttactcctggcaagtccacgatagaccgtatactagcgctccgagtaattgtggaacgccgtcgtaagtttggtcgtgggttgcttgcaaccttcatcgacctcaagaaggcatttgacccGGTGCATcagaaatcgctatgggagattctgagactcaggggaattccgacacagtttaTTAGCTTAATAGCAAGcccttatactggtactgaaagtgctgtatagtgtggtgggggtctgtcgaacttcttccctgttaattcatacacatttatatatatatatatatatatatatatatatatatatatatatatatatatatatatatatatatgtatgtatatatatgtatgtatatatatatatatatatatatatatatatatattatatatatatatatataataaaatatatatatatatatatatatatatatatatatatatgcaccaaccattttcaacacctgtataggcagagctactagccaaagtcagtgtggagcaacactgggcaatatcaaggtcacagacctcgactttgccgacgatgtcgCTATCCTATCGATACATGCTTGACGTTGAATTCacgagagttttacatacccctgcagcgtagtccatatctctgggctgtaagaccaagaagtcagcagacggattggtctggcaacaggagccttgaactcgatcaacaagagcatttagagatgtcagtacctatacaGAAAGACAAAGCTACGagtcttcaagaccttgatactgccagttttgctgtatggtcATGAAACCTGGACGATAtgtagtgccttggagtctcgtcttgatgccttttgcaacaagtccctacaccggatcatggggtgcagttggcaggaccatatatccaaccgacggctacaccgtgagactggcatgagacctgttacttgcataatacaggaccgccaactcaggctatatgggcacctagctcgttttcccgtggatgaccctgtccatcaggttgtctctctgcgagacaatcctgggtggaggaggcccatgggacgacctaggaggtcatagtTTGGGCAGCCACGAGAAGCTCGAGAGGgaccaagggcctgcctggaagCTCGGaaacgatatatttatatatatatatatatatatatatatatatatatatatatatatatatatatatatatatatatatatatgtatatacacatatataaatacatatatatatgtacatatactatatatatatatatatatatatatatatttatatataatatatatatatatatatatatatatatatatttgtatgtatgtatgtgtacacacacacacacacacacacatacacacacacacacacacacacacacacacacacacacacacacacacacacacacacacacacacacaatatatatatatatatatatatatatatatatatatatatatatatatatatatatatatatatatatatatatatatatgtgtgtgtgtgtgtgtgtgtgtgtgtgtgtgtgtgtgtgtgtgtgtgtgtgtgtgtgtgtgtgtgtgtgtgtgtgtgtgtgtacacatacatacatacaaatataatatatatatatatatatatatatatatatatatatatatatatatatatatataatatatatatatatatatatatatatgtgtgtgtgtgtattgtgtgtgtgtgttgtgttacacatacatacatacaaatatatatatatataaatatacatttatatatacatatatatataaatatatataaacatatatatatttagatatatgtatataaatgtatttatctatctatctatatgtatgcacacgcacacacacacacacacacacacacacacacacacacacacacacacaaaaaaaaaaaaaaaaaaaaaaaaaaaaaaaatatatatatatatatatatatatatatatatatatatatatatatatatatatatatatacatatacatatatatatatatatatatatatatatatatatatatatatatatatatatatttgtatatatatatataattatatatttatatatatactatatatacatatatatcatatatacatatataaatattataatatatatataatattatatatatatctattatcatagtatgcagaaacacaccacacaacacaccacacaacaacaatcaccacaaaataatatataatataaataataatatatatatatatatatatatatatatatatatatatatatgtatgtatatatatatatatatatatattatattaatatatataatatatatatacacatatatatatatatatatatatgaagtatatgaatgtatttgaatgtgtttatctatatttatgaatatatctatatctatatatttgcctatctattgtctatctatctatctatctatatgtgtgtatatatatatatatatatatatatatatatatatatatatatatatatatatatatatatatataaaatatatatatataacatatgtgtgtgtgaatctctctctctctctctctctctctctctctctctctctctctctctctctctctctctctctctctctctctctctctctctctctctctctcttctctctcttttctctcttctctctctctctcttctctctctctctctctctctcttctctctctctcttctctctcttctctctctctctctctctctcttcttctatctatatatatatatatatatatattatatatatatatatatatattatatatatatatatatattatattttatatatatatatatatatatatatatatatatatatatatatatatatatatatatatatatatgtgtgtgtgtgtgttgtgtgtgtgtgtgtgtgtgtgtgtgtgtgtgtggtgtgtgtgtgtgtgtgtgtgtgtgtgttgtgtgtgtgtgtgagtttcccCTCGCAATGTTGAGGAACTATTCCCCGTTCAAACCTCCCGCCAGACGACGACCCCgagaaccacaacaacaacaacatcggcggcggcggcggaggcgacaCGCGTGTACCTACCTGCCTACCAACTTACCTACCTACAAAATGTAATTCTAGTGCCACTCACTGGAGATTCGTGTAATTTAGACTTCATTGATCTTGCTGATCTTACGGATGACTTAAACGAATCAGAATTTCAAAAGTACATGAAGGAAAACAGAGAGTTCTAGGAATAGGAAAGGGCAATGAGGTGTGAGGTATATAATATCTCTTAAAATAAAACCACTTACATGAAATTAAAAATCTAGGTATTTGGGAAAGTAAATGGAAAACGACTGATATCCAGCAAAAATTCACGCTGTGCCAATGGATCTATATTTCCTGTAGAACAGAGTTTGATACACAAACTCTCAAATAAAACATCAGGACCATTGGGGTCCAAATTTCCGTATTTTGCTACCAATAACGATACACCTTCCTAAAAAACAATTTATCatgcaaaaaccaaaaacccgtaACATTTTTTGCTTTCCAATTATTCCCTCAATGGTCAACAATCCCAACATTAAGAATCTtgggctgtgtgagggtgttatCGACCAAGTATGTGTGTGCTGATATGCAGtggatattttcttcattttgctgTAAACATGGGGCTGGAGCAAATGTACCtgtgttttttttactctatttcttatgctctTCATCCAGCCTACCCATCTGATACATCTACAGTCTGTTTCCGGACCTTCTGAGCGTTGTAGCGGGACCCCAGGCTTCAGGGGGAGAAAACataattaattagaataaagGTCCAGGGGATGGATTCTTGAAAGTGTATTTCCTTAACTGACTGTAGGGCAAGTTAagaatttatcatatatacatgcattttaccAGCTAATGCCCCCAGGGTCTTAGAGAGAAGTTTAGAATAGAATATTTTCACAATTGCATCTAAAATATTTATCCAGATCTCTGCATATATTGGAACTTTTCTAACTGGACCTTTGCACATAATAGTTGAGTAGCCATGCTCTATATGATGgtagtgtccatttccctctatctctgttgATCATTCTCGGTAACAGAAGCCAAAATTCCAGTATCATTgatgtaatgacaataaaaaagaagaacaaagaaataaacagaagtgAGCAATGGATTTCAACAAAATTCTTAAAAATTACTTTACAAGGAAAACTTTGCCCATTCCCTGAGGTTATGAATATCAAAGACATGGTTATGGTACAGTaacatgtaaaaataaacaaagatggcTTTAACCACACATTCAAAGAATATATCAGTGAATCGTActgtttttattacattgtttCCCCTGCTTTGGACCTCAatccttgcctcaactaattttgcatggtctttacttctcttcctctccttttccgtcTCTTCATCCCCATCTTTTGTCCACTAATCCTAATCGTCAActcatttttaacctttttgtcACATTACTTATAATGCTATGTGAGctttgtctagcacatttatttgatttaaccattaaccattctgggaaTTGACAAACATCACCTTATGAACCAAAAAATTCCTTACATGGATACTTCATTCCTAAGCATCATGCtattgctatattttgaatatgttgctaatgaccttagatgatAACAgggcagaaatttttcaataaatttttttttaaatatcagccTTTGCCTTAatttattttgcatgttttttcttctccccctttccttttccttttctttttaatccctttttactgtccatttcctaaggtgtgagatccatgctgaaaagatgaaaggctggctttatGTCAGTCCTGAATGGCCTCCGGGAGCCATGATCATGGTATTCCCTTGGATAATCGCTTAGTCCTTACTCCTTATGGGGACCGAGAGGTGGTAGATCGTTTCTTCTGCCCACTTGTTTCATGGCCAATATGGAAAGATTttgtacccttattaggggcattaaggcttgccccttcatcaactagcctcTCTAAATTTAATGTGTCTGGTTTCCTGACCCCTGCCTCTCTTTTGACCACAGCTCCAACCACTGATACCAATACCTCCTCCTCTATCCATTATGattcatccacccaggtcattagtCAAGGTTCAGAGtaaatcctttcctctctctcaacatCCTTCACTCCATCTTGACCTCCTCCCCATGGTAttacctctctccataccaccccatcttcctcctttgtgattccccctacagcccttATTCTGACAATAGCTTTCTCTTCCAGCAACATCTCCAGAaataagtaggcaaagtttcctttcgcCAGTCATTCCAGTTGCTCATACTatatcacagttacatctgagtcccaagcttGTGCATTGTCCTGACAAAgttcactggcaaacctattacTGCCCAACCTCCTTAATACTGGAACTGTTTCTGTCTCCCagtattgccaagattagcttccgtagacatgacctcccctatgaaatttatattgatatagtgTCCTGCCCAGTCCGATCATATTGACCCCTTCCATGCCAATGTCAGAAATATTGGTGTTTTGTccacccagccaaacactgttCTTCCAAAGCCCattgccctctatgtgcccaacctggtcatgacagttcaaattgctctgctcagtcacaTATGTGTGCCAATTGTGATGGCTCCCATAAGGTTTTTATATGATTTGCCATGCATAGAAGGTCAAGTCTGAGGtaacagttctcagattcaaactaagcCTACTCTACATGAGGTCAGACAAGAATCACGCCAaaaaggtttttctctttctacctattccaaaatTGTACTTCACTGTGCTCCCATCCCATCTTCTCAAGATGTCTCAGTTTTGCCCCCAATATCTCTTACCTCTACCCCAAACCATCCTATCTGTACTCCCTCTCTATACcagcaaattccttttccagtctaaatccagatacttcaCTCTCTACCCCTCCTCACTCTGCCTGTCGCACCAGGCAATCGAaatgttccaccccatcttctaccaTATCCTCTTCTATAcacacttctccctctgctcctcagacatctattgcctcttcttcttctcataagaaaacctttatttttcaaatctccccacccaactcccctcccaAAACCCAAGAGAATGCTCTGTTCCGTCATCCACACTCTAATCCTTCTATTCCTATTCactacattcaaagtatttgccaatatccatccttcccccccattgaggttcctcccactctcccaaaaAATACCATCCTCTCTTCCATGTGCATCATCATTCCCTCTCACTTACCTATTATCCTTTCCACTCCCACCTGAATGCTCATGTGACTCCCTTATTTCACAACAATGTCCTTCTcctaatccctcccctccctttctgatGCATTTATATCAAATTTGTGATGTTTGGGCCAAGTAACTGGGCCTACAGCTTCAACACTTgcattgtattttgtttattttcttggcTGCTCTTGTTAGATTCATGTGACCCTATATTTATCCTGAAAACTTAGACTATAATTTAGTTCATGTACAATAGTCTAAATGTATGAAATacatatttaagaatatatatgaaaaacacagtAGTTTATCAGAGTCTAACATCTTTTCCACAGAGCACAGTATGGAAGTTATATCTGCTGAAGGCTTTCGTCAAGATGGCCGAACACCAACATGTCTGAGAAGTATTAGTTGCAGATTAGGACTCTACGATAGACCCAATGGGAGCGCATACATAGAAATGGGAAACACTAAAGTTCTTGCTGCTGTGTATGGCCCTAGAGAGGTTGGTTTTGATTTTGTGAACTGAGTTAATGATTACAAATTTGAATCAAATCCAATTACATAATGAAGATAAGGAAAATCATTGcaataaattgaataaatgataaattaaatagatatttacgtaactttttttttctaggttcgTAGTTTGGGAAAACAGCAGTTTGATGAATGCATAATTCAGTGCCAGATGAGTCGCATTGCAGCTTCCCAGGGAGAACGCCTAAAACGGCCAACAGACCAGAGAACTCGAGCAATGAGCCAACAAATTGCAGGTGTATTTCATGCAGCCATAAGGAAGAGCAAATACCCGGGTTCTCAAATTGACATATATCTCCAGGTATGAAAACCAATAAGGAagaaataaattcacaaaaaaaaattttttgctttgaagGAAAAGTTATCCTgtcattattaattttgaaaataggTTTAAATGggagatttttttcattatccggTTAATTATTATCTATAGAAATTTTTGTTAATGATCCTAAATTTTTTGGCACATTTATGTAAAtagtcaaaattttctttttatattgtgtttactggatattatcacaatatatatatatttttttatctctcaacGTAATCTCAAATGCCAAGAAAATGAAGTATAAATAAGAGGTTACAATAATTACACTCATGTTTTCATCATACAAGGAGCTGTCAGATTTATGAAATTAGAAAAATTCACTTTGGAAAGAAAGACATCTCTTTAAGAATTAATTGTTTGTCTCTATAGCTTTCTTTAATGTACATTTTCCACAGTAAAAGAGGCAGTTTTTCCATTTTAAGGACATTTTACATTTTGATCTGAAACTTCATCGTAATGGATGGAACTGTTACATATTATTTATCCTGGATTAAATTATCAAGATGCGTGAACAGTGGAACAAGGAGATGGAATAGTATAACTTATTTACCAACAAAAAGTTAATAACACATTAATTTAACAATGTAAAATTTGCATGTAAGGTAAAAGGACCCATTGGCACCATGTACATACACTGTCCATGGGTCATCCAGGAGTTGACTAGTAAGCCAGCTTGACCTCAGCTGTCCCTCATGCTTTGAATTTTTATGGAAGAGTTGAAATTTCTATTActgatatttgattttattatttttcttgttgttatcatcattatcagtgtaattgttattgttaacattctTACTGCTCTAATATTACCaactataataacgataaagataaaggtagaaattttcccccctccccccaaatataCAAAGAATGGGATAATCAGGTGAGATCAGATAGGCCTAGGACTTGACTTCTTAATAATAAAGTGTTTCTAGGACCGTCTAGctctaaacaaaataaaatcagataacaCTGGATAGGGCATATATACAAGCACTCTTGGTATCAATATATTAAGTGATTAATAGGgcaataatttgatttttttttccacctctgAGGTTGAAAGTTTCATACTTGGTCATCCATTTTTGCAAATTCTTTCTTGAGTAAAATGTCTTATGTATACTGCTTCTCACTTTAAGTTCTAGCCACTGAAGGGGTTTAAATGTATCCTTTAGTGTGTTACTGTTTTGATAAATGCATCATCTTTACTGTACTTtcaatagatattaaaataaattgtaattttatggaaatatgaattttaaaaataaaataatttttgtcattaattaaaaatatatgcattttaaggtcttggtatattattatttttattcattctagAACTTTCAGATATCAAACTTGAATATTTCATGTATCACACGCTTCATATCTTGATATTC contains:
- the LOC119598891 gene encoding exosome complex component RRP41-like is translated as MEVISAEGFRQDGRTPTCLRSISCRLGLYDRPNGSAYIEMGNTKVLAAVYGPREVRSLGKQQFDECIIQCQMSRIAASQGERLKRPTDQRTRAMSQQIAGVFHAAIRKSKYPGSQIDIYLQVLQADGGVMSACINASTLALIHAGVEVVDYVVSCTASMNKQTPILDVTNQETNTGCELTTAILPNKGSIVFLDTAHTVHRDQFEEVMDLAMAGCQQVYEAMHREVESYLEDKHAIMSHR